Proteins encoded within one genomic window of Alcanivorax sp. REN37:
- a CDS encoding putative solute-binding protein: MKIIKSLLAALLLGALAPSALADAAAALSAEQRATLQRLAPGVELTPELIELMREISLSGTLSVEERLKAIGRLSGLSDLPAEQRTSFKICIWDLAGRNGPIFTHAEAERARIMQYGVNLEMVPFTNEGVMVDEFKAGHCDAALMSGMRARLFNTFSGTIDAVGAVPSAEHMKTLLTVAAHPSNAGRMVQGEYVVLGVFPAGGAYIFVNDREINALNKAAGKKVAVLDFDPMQARMVSGIGATPVSTDITRAPGMFNNGVVDVLVVPLLAYELLELYKGLEPNGGIIDLPLAQISLQLIGHRSKFPNEIAQLVREAILERYDDIMEFINKEEARIPKRWMVAIPDQERDGYETMMQDARIELRNLGYYHPDMLHLQMRIRCRIEPDRSECANPRE, translated from the coding sequence ATGAAAATAATAAAGTCCCTGCTAGCGGCACTGCTGCTCGGCGCCTTGGCGCCGAGTGCGCTGGCCGATGCCGCTGCCGCCCTTTCCGCCGAACAGCGCGCCACCTTGCAGCGGCTGGCGCCCGGCGTCGAACTCACTCCCGAACTGATCGAGCTGATGCGCGAAATCAGCCTGTCCGGCACGCTGTCGGTGGAAGAGCGTTTGAAAGCCATCGGCCGCTTGTCTGGCCTGTCTGATCTGCCGGCAGAGCAACGCACCAGTTTCAAGATTTGCATCTGGGATCTGGCCGGCCGCAACGGCCCGATCTTTACTCACGCCGAGGCCGAACGCGCCCGCATCATGCAATACGGGGTCAACCTGGAGATGGTGCCGTTCACCAATGAAGGCGTCATGGTGGACGAGTTCAAAGCCGGCCATTGCGATGCCGCGCTGATGAGCGGCATGCGCGCGCGGCTGTTCAATACCTTTTCCGGCACCATCGACGCAGTCGGTGCAGTGCCCTCCGCCGAGCACATGAAGACGCTGCTGACGGTGGCCGCGCACCCCAGCAACGCTGGCCGCATGGTGCAGGGTGAATATGTGGTGCTCGGTGTATTCCCCGCTGGCGGCGCCTACATCTTCGTCAACGACCGTGAGATCAATGCGCTGAACAAGGCCGCCGGCAAGAAAGTGGCCGTGCTCGATTTCGACCCAATGCAGGCGCGCATGGTCTCCGGCATCGGCGCCACGCCGGTGTCCACCGACATCACTCGCGCACCGGGCATGTTCAACAATGGCGTGGTTGATGTGTTGGTGGTGCCGCTGCTGGCCTACGAGCTACTGGAGCTATACAAGGGCCTGGAGCCGAACGGCGGCATCATCGACCTGCCGCTGGCACAAATCAGCCTGCAATTGATCGGCCACCGCTCCAAATTCCCCAACGAGATCGCCCAGCTGGTGCGCGAAGCTATCCTTGAGCGCTATGACGACATCATGGAGTTCATCAACAAAGAAGAAGCGCGCATCCCCAAACGCTGGATGGTGGCGATTCCGGATCAAGAGCGTGATGGCTACGAAACCATGATGCAGGACGCACGTATCGAGCTGCGCAATCTGGGCTACTACCACCCGGACATGCTGCATCTGCAAATGCGCATCCGCTGCCGCATCGAGCCGGATCGTTCCGAGTGCGCCAATCCGCGCGAATGA
- a CDS encoding HAD-IA family hydrolase: MIKAVLFDLDGTLIDTAPDFVSVLNRLLAEDGRPTLPEALIRSEVSNGARAMVRLGFGIGPGEPGFDDQLKRFLDRYADHLAEDTCLFSGMDQVLAQLDAQHMPWGIVTNKPERFTTPVLAGLGLAERTGPVICPDHVRERKPDPEGLLLAAAQLGLAPQHCVYVGDHLRDIEAGRRAGMVTVGARYGYISADDDPQHWHADHYIDTPEQLLALLALEGV; the protein is encoded by the coding sequence GTGATCAAGGCGGTTCTGTTCGACCTTGATGGCACCTTGATCGACACCGCGCCGGACTTTGTCAGCGTGCTCAACCGGCTGCTGGCGGAAGATGGCCGCCCCACCCTGCCGGAAGCCCTGATCCGCAGCGAAGTGTCCAATGGCGCCCGCGCCATGGTACGGCTGGGCTTCGGCATCGGGCCCGGCGAACCTGGATTTGACGACCAGCTGAAGCGCTTTCTCGATCGCTATGCCGATCACCTGGCTGAGGACACTTGTCTGTTCAGTGGCATGGACCAGGTGCTGGCGCAGCTGGATGCCCAGCACATGCCGTGGGGCATCGTCACCAACAAACCGGAACGCTTCACCACCCCGGTACTGGCCGGCCTTGGCCTAGCTGAACGCACCGGGCCGGTGATTTGCCCGGACCATGTGCGCGAACGCAAGCCAGACCCGGAAGGGCTGCTGCTGGCCGCCGCACAACTCGGCCTGGCACCACAACACTGTGTTTACGTCGGCGATCACCTGCGCGATATCGAAGCCGGCCGCCGCGCCGGCATGGTCACCGTCGGCGCCCGCTACGGTTACATCAGTGCCGACGACGATCCACAGCACTGGCACGCCGATCATTACATCGACACCCCCGAGCAGCTGTTGGCGCTGCTCGCGCTTGAAGGAGTTTGA
- a CDS encoding ABC1 kinase family protein, protein MSKYTGNGLPRVRISRRRSGIGLAGDTVRGGLRVMQTLNVLARTGAGWLSGRRPPTPVLLRETFESLGTTYIKLGQLIASSPSLFPADYVEEFQKCLDRTPVLPFPVIRRTIESELGRSLESLYAWVDTQPLASASIAQVHAARLHSGEDVVIKVQKPGVEHVLVTDFNFLYMAARVVELITPGLSRTAIAGVIDELQSAMLEECDFHKEADNLERFNEFLAATGNDRAVAPKPYREFSARRVLTMERFHGVPLTDLEVLKAHTDDPTGTLVIALNTWFSSLMLCDFFHADVHAGNLMLLEDGRVGFIDFGIVGHMRPEVWQAMSQLFEGISQGDSQQTAEAMASIGMTREKVDVAALARDIDAFQSRLTHLDPAAVLEGGRNDREVNKVLMDLVRIGEQHGIRFPREFALLLKQFLYFDRYIQVLAPEMDLFGDARLDVWGTLDRLH, encoded by the coding sequence ATGTCGAAATATACCGGCAATGGACTCCCCCGTGTACGCATCTCCCGCCGCCGTAGCGGTATCGGATTGGCTGGAGATACCGTGCGTGGCGGCTTGAGGGTCATGCAAACGCTCAATGTGCTGGCCCGCACCGGTGCCGGCTGGTTGTCCGGCCGGCGACCGCCGACGCCGGTGTTGCTGCGCGAGACATTCGAATCGCTCGGCACCACCTACATCAAACTCGGGCAGTTGATCGCCAGCTCGCCGTCGCTGTTTCCCGCAGATTATGTGGAAGAGTTCCAGAAATGCCTGGACCGGACCCCGGTGCTGCCGTTCCCCGTTATTCGCCGCACCATCGAGTCGGAATTGGGACGTTCGCTGGAATCGCTGTACGCCTGGGTTGATACGCAACCGCTGGCATCGGCGTCCATTGCCCAGGTGCACGCGGCGCGACTACACAGCGGCGAAGACGTAGTGATCAAGGTGCAGAAGCCCGGTGTCGAGCATGTGCTGGTGACCGACTTCAACTTCCTTTATATGGCCGCGCGGGTGGTGGAGCTGATCACGCCGGGGCTGTCACGCACAGCCATCGCTGGCGTCATCGATGAGTTGCAGTCGGCGATGTTGGAAGAGTGCGACTTCCATAAGGAAGCTGACAACCTGGAGCGTTTCAACGAATTCCTCGCCGCCACCGGTAATGACCGTGCCGTGGCGCCGAAGCCCTATCGTGAGTTCAGCGCGCGCCGGGTGCTGACCATGGAGCGCTTTCACGGTGTGCCGCTGACTGATCTGGAAGTGCTCAAAGCGCACACCGATGATCCGACCGGCACGCTGGTGATTGCGCTTAATACTTGGTTCTCGTCGTTAATGCTGTGCGATTTCTTTCATGCCGATGTGCACGCCGGCAACCTGATGCTGCTGGAAGACGGCCGCGTCGGCTTCATCGATTTCGGTATTGTCGGGCACATGCGGCCGGAAGTGTGGCAGGCGATGTCGCAGTTGTTCGAGGGCATCAGCCAAGGTGATTCGCAGCAGACGGCGGAAGCCATGGCCAGTATCGGCATGACCCGCGAGAAAGTGGATGTGGCGGCGTTGGCCCGTGACATCGACGCGTTCCAGTCGCGTTTAACGCACCTGGATCCGGCCGCAGTGCTGGAAGGCGGCCGCAATGACCGCGAGGTGAACAAGGTGCTGATGGATCTGGTGCGCATTGGCGAGCAGCACGGCATCCGCTTCCCGCGTGAGTTTGCGCTGCTGCTCAAGCAGTTCCTGTATTTCGACCGATACATTCAGGTGCTGGCGCCGGAGATGGATCTGTTCGGCGACGCGCGCCTGGATGTGTGGGGTACGCTGGACCGCCTCCACTGA
- the ubiG gene encoding bifunctional 2-polyprenyl-6-hydroxyphenol methylase/3-demethylubiquinol 3-O-methyltransferase UbiG — protein MTEQAVTAQVTAATNVDPNEIAKFAALAEQWWDPNSEFRPLHDINPLRLNYIDERVNLPGKKVIDIGCGGGLLAEGMARRGAEVTGIDLGEAPLAVARLHAEQSGVEVEYLCIPAEQIAAERAGQYDVVTCLEMLEHVPDPASVIRACAALVKPGGQVFFSSINRNPRAFMMAIVGAEYVLRLLPRGTHEYAKLIKPSEMAGWARESGLQVCDTVGMSYNPFSYRAALNRDVGVNYMMHAVRPEAS, from the coding sequence GTGACTGAACAAGCCGTGACCGCACAAGTGACTGCAGCGACCAACGTCGACCCCAATGAAATCGCCAAATTCGCTGCCTTGGCGGAACAGTGGTGGGACCCCAACTCTGAATTTCGGCCGCTGCACGACATCAATCCGCTGCGCCTCAACTACATTGATGAGCGCGTCAATCTGCCCGGCAAGAAAGTGATCGACATCGGCTGCGGTGGCGGCCTGCTGGCAGAAGGCATGGCCCGCCGCGGCGCCGAAGTCACGGGCATCGACCTTGGCGAGGCGCCACTGGCGGTGGCCCGCTTGCACGCCGAACAATCCGGCGTCGAGGTGGAATACCTGTGCATTCCGGCCGAGCAAATCGCCGCTGAACGCGCCGGCCAGTACGACGTGGTGACCTGCCTGGAAATGCTGGAGCACGTACCTGATCCGGCCTCGGTGATCCGCGCCTGCGCGGCGCTGGTGAAGCCCGGCGGCCAAGTGTTCTTCTCGTCCATCAACCGCAATCCACGCGCGTTCATGATGGCAATTGTCGGTGCCGAATATGTACTGCGGCTGCTGCCGCGCGGCACCCATGAATACGCCAAGCTGATCAAGCCGTCGGAAATGGCCGGCTGGGCGCGCGAATCCGGCTTGCAGGTGTGCGACACCGTCGGCATGAGCTACAACCCGTTCAGCTACCGCGCCGCGCTCAACCGCGATGTTGGCGTGAACTACATGATGCATGCGGTGCGGCCGGAGGCATCGTGA
- a CDS encoding YciK family oxidoreductase, with the protein MPAVHPQFEQLQADAWQYQWEPGSFAGRIIMVTGAGDGIGRAAALALGKAGATVILLGRTQEKLEQVYDQILAEGGAKPAMVPANLEVTTAANFEELAGLLMDEFGHLDGLLHNASVLGDLTPLDTYGYGTWDTVMQVNVNAAFYLTRALLPLLRAADHASVVFTSSSVGRQGRAFWGAYAVSKFATEGLMQVLADELENTTQVRVNSLNPGGTRTRMRALAYPGEDPQTLRTPEQILPVYMYLLGAASVGITGQAFDAQPPRG; encoded by the coding sequence ATGCCAGCCGTCCACCCGCAGTTTGAGCAGTTGCAGGCCGATGCCTGGCAATACCAGTGGGAACCAGGCAGTTTTGCCGGCCGCATCATCATGGTCACCGGTGCCGGTGACGGCATCGGCCGCGCCGCGGCACTGGCACTTGGCAAAGCCGGCGCCACCGTGATCCTGCTCGGCCGCACCCAGGAAAAGCTGGAGCAGGTCTACGACCAAATCCTTGCCGAGGGTGGCGCCAAGCCGGCCATGGTGCCGGCCAACTTGGAAGTCACCACCGCGGCCAACTTCGAAGAGCTGGCCGGCCTATTGATGGATGAGTTCGGTCACCTCGACGGTCTGCTGCACAACGCCTCAGTGCTCGGCGACCTGACTCCGCTGGACACCTACGGCTACGGCACCTGGGATACGGTGATGCAAGTGAACGTCAATGCCGCGTTCTACCTGACGCGGGCGCTGTTGCCGCTGCTGCGCGCCGCCGACCATGCGTCGGTGGTGTTCACATCCTCCAGCGTCGGCCGTCAAGGCCGCGCCTTCTGGGGCGCCTATGCGGTGAGCAAGTTTGCCACCGAGGGCCTCATGCAGGTGCTGGCTGACGAGTTGGAAAACACCACCCAGGTACGCGTCAACAGCCTCAACCCGGGCGGCACCCGTACCCGCATGCGCGCCCTCGCCTACCCCGGCGAAGATCCACAAACGCTGCGCACCCCGGAACAAATCCTGCCGGTGTACATGTACCTGCTTGGCGCCGCTAGCGTCGGCATCACCGGCCAGGCATTCGACGCCCAACCGCCGCGCGGCTGA
- a CDS encoding putative solute-binding protein: MPLRIVLCCLALLWPLAAAATSDWHYADLPAATQQQLREQIYNKLLPPEQRIAALKKLFSFSDQAPMQRTVCIWDIAGRAGPIYTAARDQRAELMRYGVDVDMVVYTNEGVMVEELKAGRCDAALMSGLRARLFNNFSGTIDSVGGLPTDEHMHRLLELLTDVRLADRLTSQDYVVMGIAPGGGAYIFVNDKRINSLAKAAGKRVPVLEYDPVQARMVAQIGATPVGSDLLSAPTKFNNGSVDVLPAPLIAYEILELYKGLGKDGGIIDYPLAQISVQLIGRTNRFPPEVAQLVREAFFSGYEDIMVRLRAEAAKVPAHWWISIPDADKQGYETLMQDARIQLRDEGYYNAEMLTIQRRLRCHLEPTRSECAQPVE; the protein is encoded by the coding sequence ATGCCGCTGCGCATTGTGCTGTGCTGTCTTGCCCTGCTGTGGCCGCTCGCTGCCGCCGCCACCTCAGATTGGCACTACGCCGATCTGCCGGCGGCTACCCAACAACAGCTGCGCGAGCAGATCTACAACAAGCTGCTGCCCCCGGAACAACGCATCGCGGCGCTAAAAAAATTGTTCTCGTTTTCCGATCAGGCGCCGATGCAGCGCACCGTTTGCATTTGGGACATCGCCGGCCGCGCTGGGCCGATCTATACCGCCGCCCGCGACCAACGCGCCGAGCTGATGCGCTACGGCGTCGACGTGGACATGGTGGTTTACACCAATGAAGGCGTGATGGTGGAAGAGCTCAAGGCCGGCCGCTGCGACGCGGCACTGATGAGCGGTTTGCGGGCACGGCTGTTCAATAATTTCTCCGGCACCATTGATTCAGTCGGCGGCTTGCCCACCGATGAGCACATGCACCGGTTGTTGGAACTACTCACCGACGTGCGTTTGGCGGATCGACTGACCAGCCAGGACTACGTGGTGATGGGCATCGCTCCCGGCGGCGGCGCTTATATCTTCGTCAACGACAAACGCATCAACAGCCTGGCGAAAGCGGCCGGCAAACGCGTGCCGGTGCTGGAGTACGACCCAGTGCAGGCACGCATGGTGGCGCAAATCGGCGCCACCCCGGTGGGCTCAGACCTACTCAGTGCGCCGACCAAATTCAATAACGGCTCGGTGGATGTGCTGCCAGCGCCGCTGATTGCCTACGAAATCCTCGAACTCTATAAAGGACTGGGCAAGGACGGCGGCATCATTGACTACCCACTGGCGCAAATCAGCGTGCAGCTGATCGGCCGCACCAACCGCTTCCCTCCGGAAGTGGCACAGTTGGTGCGCGAGGCGTTCTTCTCCGGGTACGAAGACATCATGGTGCGACTGCGCGCAGAAGCGGCGAAAGTGCCGGCGCACTGGTGGATCTCGATCCCCGACGCCGACAAGCAAGGCTATGAGACGCTGATGCAGGATGCCCGCATCCAACTGCGCGACGAGGGCTACTACAACGCCGAGATGCTTACCATCCAGCGGCGGCTGCGCTGCCATCTGGAGCCGACTCGCTCCGAATGTGCGCAACCGGTGGAATGA
- a CDS encoding TRZ/ATZ family hydrolase, translated as MPHVPAHADLILQAPWIAPIEGPDRLLKDHAIVIAGTRIVDILPITEAGRRYKGGEIMRLDGHLLMPGFVNAHTHMAMHLFRGLADDLPLMTWLQEHIWPAESRVVSEQFVLDGSRLAAAEMIRSGTTCFADMYFFPDATAKVAAEAGLRANLFCPVLDFPSAMCSGPEDYLRAATQLAAKWEHEPLISVGIGPHAPYTVSDTPLARIAALAEELNLPVMIHLHETAAEVDSSLDTVGARPLDRIDRLNLLTKRLMAVHMTQLTDDEIARLAETGTHVIHCPESNLKLASGFCPVDQLLAAGVNVALGTDGAASNNDADMIGEMRTAALIAKGFTGRADALPADTVLAMATLNGARALGQGDRIGSLLPGKQADIIAIDLNRIETQPVYDPIAQVVYAAGRDQVTHMWVAGRCLMADRELLTLNASGILRDVAQWQETIRD; from the coding sequence ATGCCCCACGTGCCAGCCCACGCTGACCTGATTCTGCAAGCCCCTTGGATCGCGCCCATCGAAGGCCCGGACCGCCTGCTCAAAGACCACGCCATCGTCATTGCCGGCACCCGCATCGTCGACATTCTGCCGATCACCGAGGCCGGCCGCCGCTACAAAGGCGGTGAGATCATGCGCCTCGACGGCCACCTGCTGATGCCCGGCTTCGTCAATGCCCACACCCACATGGCGATGCACCTGTTCCGTGGCCTCGCTGATGACCTGCCGCTGATGACCTGGCTGCAAGAGCACATTTGGCCGGCCGAAAGCCGGGTGGTGAGCGAGCAATTCGTGCTCGACGGCAGCCGCCTCGCGGCGGCAGAAATGATCCGCAGCGGCACTACCTGCTTTGCCGACATGTATTTCTTCCCCGACGCCACCGCGAAAGTGGCGGCCGAAGCCGGCCTGCGCGCCAACCTATTTTGCCCAGTGCTGGATTTTCCGTCTGCCATGTGCAGCGGCCCAGAAGACTACCTGCGCGCCGCCACCCAGTTGGCCGCCAAGTGGGAACATGAGCCGCTGATTTCAGTGGGCATCGGCCCGCACGCGCCCTACACCGTGTCCGACACCCCGCTGGCGCGCATTGCCGCGTTGGCGGAAGAACTGAATCTGCCGGTGATGATTCACCTGCATGAAACCGCCGCCGAAGTGGACAGTTCACTGGATACCGTCGGCGCCCGGCCGCTGGACCGCATCGACCGCCTCAATTTGCTGACTAAGCGGCTGATGGCGGTGCACATGACTCAGCTCACCGACGACGAAATTGCTCGCTTGGCCGAAACCGGCACCCACGTCATCCACTGCCCGGAATCCAACCTCAAGCTGGCCAGCGGCTTCTGCCCGGTGGACCAACTGCTGGCTGCCGGGGTCAACGTGGCACTCGGCACCGATGGCGCCGCCAGCAATAACGATGCCGACATGATCGGCGAGATGCGCACCGCGGCGCTGATCGCCAAGGGCTTCACCGGCCGCGCCGATGCCTTGCCCGCCGACACCGTGCTGGCGATGGCCACCCTCAACGGTGCCCGCGCGCTCGGTCAAGGTGACCGCATCGGCTCGCTGCTGCCAGGCAAACAGGCCGACATCATCGCCATCGACCTCAACCGCATTGAAACGCAACCGGTGTACGATCCCATTGCGCAGGTGGTTTACGCCGCCGGCCGCGACCAGGTCACCCACATGTGGGTGGCCGGCCGCTGTTTGATGGCAGACCGCGAGCTGCTGACGCTGAACGCGTCCGGCATCCTGCGCGACGTGGCCCAATGGCAGGAGACTATCCGTGACTGA
- the gyrA gene encoding DNA gyrase subunit A — protein sequence MTDLAREVTPVNIEDELKQSYLDYAMSVIVGRALPDVRDGLKPVHRRVLFAMHELGNDWNKPYKKSARVVGDVIGKYHPHGDSAVYDTIVRMAQPFSLRYMQVDGQGNFGSVDGDSAAAMRYTEVRMAKISHEILADLDKETVDYVDNYDGTEKIPAVMPTRVPNLLINGSSGIAVGMATNIPPHNLTEVVNGCLALIDNSELTIDELMEHISGPDFPTAGIINGRAGIVQAYRTGRGRVYIRARAHIEDMERGSKQAIIITELPYQLNKARLIERIAELVKEKKIEGITELRDESDKDGMRVVIELRRGENADVVLNNLYSQTQLESVFGINMVALVDGQPRLLNLKDMLEAFIRHRREVVTRRTVYELRKARERGHVLEGLAVALANIDAVIELIKQSPSSAEAREALQERGWLPGEVVTMLERAGGPDACRPDGVADGLGLRDGQYWLSPEQAQAILELRLHRLTGLEQEKLVGDYQELLNRIIELSLILSDGERLMEVIREELNAVREEYGDERRTEIQASRADFSMEDLIAEETVVVTLSRSGYAKAQPIDTYRAQRRGGRGKAATAVKDEDDIEHLLVAGTHDTLLCFTNLGKVYWLRVFELPQGGRGARGRPIVNLIPALQEEERITAILRLDPDMVRQQSAQPDDEEETDDTNVAELPEAVEEGVEDVETTDAVPGPFIVMATTTGTVKRTPLAAFARPRSNGLIAVRLLDNEHLVNVEITQGDEDVILVASNGKVVRFRQTAVRVMGRTARGVRGMRLAQGEDIIALIVPQEGGQLLTASEHGFGKRTLVEEFPTKGRGTQGVIGMVVNDRNGKLVGATQVFGGEDLMLISNQGTLVRTRVDEVSQLSRNTQGVMLIRLGEQERLVGIERIPELDGDDEEELDENLETAADAAVEGEGSEPTPDAAADPATDDADSEPNP from the coding sequence ATGACGGATCTCGCCAGAGAAGTGACCCCGGTCAATATCGAAGATGAGCTCAAGCAGTCGTACCTCGACTATGCCATGAGCGTCATCGTCGGCCGCGCGCTGCCGGATGTGCGCGACGGCCTCAAGCCGGTGCATCGCCGGGTGTTGTTTGCCATGCACGAACTCGGCAACGACTGGAACAAACCCTACAAGAAATCAGCCCGTGTCGTGGGTGACGTGATCGGTAAGTATCACCCGCACGGCGACTCCGCTGTGTACGACACCATCGTGCGCATGGCGCAGCCGTTCTCGCTGCGCTACATGCAGGTGGATGGCCAGGGCAACTTCGGTTCCGTGGACGGCGACTCCGCCGCCGCCATGCGTTACACCGAAGTGCGTATGGCCAAGATTTCCCACGAAATCCTTGCCGACCTCGACAAGGAGACGGTGGATTACGTCGATAACTACGACGGCACCGAGAAAATTCCGGCGGTGATGCCGACGCGGGTACCGAACCTGCTGATCAACGGCTCCTCCGGGATTGCGGTCGGCATGGCCACCAACATTCCGCCGCACAACCTCACCGAGGTGGTGAACGGCTGTCTGGCGCTGATCGACAACAGCGAACTGACCATTGATGAGCTGATGGAGCACATCAGCGGCCCGGACTTCCCGACCGCAGGCATCATCAATGGCCGCGCTGGCATCGTGCAGGCGTACCGCACCGGCCGTGGCCGGGTGTATATCCGTGCCCGTGCCCACATCGAAGACATGGAGCGCGGCAGCAAGCAGGCGATCATCATCACCGAGCTGCCTTACCAGCTGAACAAAGCACGCTTGATCGAGCGGATCGCTGAGCTGGTGAAGGAAAAGAAAATCGAAGGCATCACCGAGCTGCGTGACGAGTCCGACAAGGACGGCATGCGCGTGGTGATTGAGCTGCGTCGTGGCGAAAACGCCGACGTGGTACTGAACAACCTCTATTCCCAGACCCAGCTGGAATCAGTGTTCGGCATCAACATGGTGGCGTTGGTCGACGGTCAGCCGCGCCTGCTGAACCTGAAAGACATGCTGGAAGCCTTCATCCGTCACCGCCGCGAGGTGGTGACCCGCCGTACCGTGTACGAACTGCGCAAAGCGCGCGAACGCGGCCACGTGCTGGAAGGTCTGGCGGTGGCGCTGGCTAACATTGATGCGGTGATTGAGCTGATCAAGCAGTCGCCGTCGTCCGCCGAGGCTCGCGAAGCGCTGCAAGAGCGCGGCTGGTTGCCGGGTGAAGTGGTGACCATGCTTGAGCGCGCCGGTGGCCCGGACGCCTGCCGCCCGGACGGCGTCGCCGACGGCCTCGGCCTGCGCGACGGCCAGTACTGGCTATCACCGGAGCAGGCGCAGGCGATTCTAGAGTTGCGTCTACACCGCCTTACCGGGTTGGAGCAGGAAAAGTTGGTGGGCGACTACCAAGAACTGCTCAATCGCATTATCGAACTGAGTCTGATCCTGTCCGACGGCGAGCGCCTGATGGAAGTGATCCGCGAAGAGTTGAACGCGGTGCGCGAGGAATACGGCGATGAGCGCCGTACTGAGATCCAGGCTTCCCGCGCCGACTTCTCAATGGAAGACCTGATTGCCGAAGAAACCGTGGTGGTGACGTTGTCCCGCAGCGGTTACGCCAAAGCGCAGCCGATCGACACCTACCGCGCCCAGCGTCGCGGCGGTCGCGGTAAGGCGGCCACCGCGGTGAAAGATGAAGACGATATCGAACATCTGTTGGTGGCCGGCACCCACGACACACTGCTGTGCTTCACCAACCTCGGCAAGGTGTATTGGCTGCGCGTGTTCGAGCTGCCGCAGGGCGGCCGCGGTGCGCGCGGGCGCCCGATCGTGAACCTGATCCCGGCGTTGCAGGAAGAAGAGCGGATTACTGCCATTCTGCGGCTTGATCCGGACATGGTGCGCCAACAGTCGGCACAGCCGGACGACGAGGAAGAGACCGACGACACCAACGTGGCCGAACTGCCGGAAGCGGTAGAAGAGGGCGTTGAGGACGTCGAAACCACCGATGCGGTACCGGGGCCGTTCATTGTTATGGCGACCACCACCGGTACCGTCAAACGTACGCCGCTGGCGGCGTTTGCGCGGCCACGCAGCAATGGTCTGATCGCGGTGCGTCTGCTCGACAACGAACACTTGGTGAACGTGGAAATCACCCAAGGTGATGAAGACGTGATCCTGGTGGCCTCGAACGGCAAAGTGGTGCGCTTCCGCCAGACCGCAGTGCGGGTCATGGGCCGTACGGCGCGCGGTGTGCGCGGCATGCGTCTGGCGCAGGGCGAGGACATCATCGCACTGATCGTGCCGCAAGAGGGTGGCCAGCTGCTGACCGCGTCCGAGCACGGCTTCGGCAAACGCACGCTGGTGGAGGAGTTCCCCACCAAGGGCCGTGGTACGCAAGGTGTGATCGGCATGGTGGTCAACGACCGCAACGGCAAGCTGGTGGGTGCTACCCAGGTGTTCGGCGGCGAAGACCTGATGCTGATCTCCAATCAGGGCACGCTGGTGCGTACGCGGGTGGATGAAGTCAGCCAGCTGAGCCGGAACACCCAGGGGGTAATGTTGATCCGTCTTGGCGAGCAAGAGCGCCTGGTCGGTATCGAGCGCATTCCCGAGCTCGACGGTGACGACGAAGAAGAACTGGACGAGAACCTGGAAACCGCAGCAGATGCGGCGGTCGAGGGTGAGGGCAGTGAGCCAACGCCGGATGCGGCGGCTGACCCGGCGACGGACGACGCCGATAGCGAACCCAATCCGTAA